TGCCCCGCTTAAGGCGTTTTGGATTACCTCTGTGGGAACGCTGGGATCCAAGTCCAGCTTTTGGGCAAACCAGAAAGCGGTGGTGTGCATTTCCTGCTCTGGCAGGGAGATGTTACCCCAGCCGACGTTTTCATGGGTGTAAAACCGGATCTTTTTATATAAATGGGTTTTAGCCGCAACCAGCACTTCACCCCAAGCGTGGAGCGCCTTTCCCGGTTCCTGCACTTGGCTGTCGCTGACTTCTAACACTTTTAAGTTTACATCTAAGTTAGCATCAGTATAATAGTCAGCTTTGATCTGGCGGGTGTAAGCCTTCTGCCGCTCCCAGTCGAGGTGGTCAACGTGGTACTGGCGTCCTTCGTGCATATAAATGGCGCCTTCGTGAATCAGCATGGGAGCGCTGAAGCGGTCTACTTCTCCAATCACCACACTGGCACCATCAGTGGTGTCAATGATGGTGAAATTATCCGCCGAAGCGCTGCGCAGTGAAATGTCCGCTGCTGGATAATCTTCACTCATCCAGTAGTAGCGCTTTTCGACAAATCTTAACACTTGTTCTTCCACGAGAAAGTCTAAATATTCCTCGACATCCTTGCCCCCGAACTTTTCCCCAGCTTTAAACGGCAGTTCAAAGGCGGCGCATTTAAGATGACTGAGGAGAATGTAGATATTGTCGGGATCGATCAGCGCCTGCTCCGCTCCCCGCTCCAGAATAAAATCGGGATTATTAACGATATACTGGTTAAGAGGACTGGAGTTGCCGACCAAAATTGCTGCTGCCAGCTCATGGGTGCGGCCGGCCCGTCCGATCTGCTGCCACAAACTGGCAATCGTTCCCGGATAACCATTAATCACCACTGCCTGGAGACTGCCGATATCCACACCAAGCTCAAGAGCATTGGTACTGACCACACCCAAAACCCTGCCTTCCCTCAGTTCCCGCTCGATTGCCCGCCGCTGTTTCGGCAGGTAACCGCCGCGGTAGCCCCGAATCTTCTCAGTTAAATCCCCGAGGCGCTTAAACGAACGCCTCAGATAGGTCAACAGCACTTCCAGATCCACCCGAGCGCGGGTGAAAACGATGGTTTGAATGTTCCTGCTGATCAGCTCTTCAGCAATTCTTCGGGTTTCTAGGAGCGAACTGCGGCGGATTCCCAAGGACTGGTTGATCACGGGCGGGTTGTAGAAGAAGACTTCCTTCGGTCCGCTGGGAGCACCATTTTTATCGATTACGGCTGCCTTGCGTCCGATTAAAC
The window above is part of the Bacillota bacterium genome. Proteins encoded here:
- a CDS encoding DEAD/DEAH box helicase — encoded protein: MIGQVLNEFRTRPEFTANITFWQSIPAKPAVYEPFPEGLNPKIIELLKLKGINQLYTHQAQAFRSVNSGRDIVVVTPTASGKTLCYNLPVLNHILDHPESRALYLFPTKALAQDQVAELMSWGEQLGETIKTYTYDGDTAADARQAIRSAGNIVVTNPDMLHSGILPHHTKWMRLFENLTYVVIDELHTYRGVFGSHVANVIRRLQRICSFYGSNPIFICASATIANPGEHSERLIGRKAAVIDKNGAPSGPKEVFFYNPPVINQSLGIRRSSLLETRRIAEELISRNIQTIVFTRARVDLEVLLTYLRRSFKRLGDLTEKIRGYRGGYLPKQRRAIERELREGRVLGVVSTNALELGVDIGSLQAVVINGYPGTIASLWQQIGRAGRTHELAAAILVGNSSPLNQYIVNNPDFILERGAEQALIDPDNIYILLSHLKCAAFELPFKAGEKFGGKDVEEYLDFLVEEQVLRFVEKRYYWMSEDYPAADISLRSASADNFTIIDTTDGASVVIGEVDRFSAPMLIHEGAIYMHEGRQYHVDHLDWERQKAYTRQIKADYYTDANLDVNLKVLEVSDSQVQEPGKALHAWGEVLVAAKTHLYKKIRFYTHENVGWGNISLPEQEMHTTAFWFAQKLDLDPSVPTEVIQNALSGAANLLLNTAPLELMCEPGDLGVAAQVKSPFTELPTIYIYEKYPGGVGYAKQMFDNCRRILERAYQLLISCGCEEGCPSCVGAQVEMGYAAKNYCRQFLEEALKHEAYRQA